The DNA segment GTATCTGGAAGCTGTTGCAGTGGGGGATGGATGGATGGACCCGCACGCCCGGCACCTCCGCCAGCGCCGCGGCGATCCGCAGAGCGTGCTCATGATACTCGCCCATGCGGGGCAGATGCCGATCCAACCCATCCAGCGCCGTCAGGACGAACGGGAAGAGCGTATAGAAATTTCCACCATAACGGGAGCGCCAGACCTTCGCGGCCTCGATCACCTCCCGCTCCCCGGCCAGCACGGCTCCTCCCATACCGCCCAATCCTTTGTAGAAGCTGACATAGATCGTATCAGCCAACCCGGCGATGTCCGCCAGTCCGCGGCCGAGCCAGGGCTGGACCTCCCACAGGCGGGCGCCATCCAGATGGAAAGGCACGCCGTGCCTGCGGCACCAATCCGATACGGCCTGCAAATCCTTCCAAGGCGTTCCAATGAATCCGGCCCGGCGGAGCGGAAGCTCGACGGTCACCGCAGCCAGCGGCTCATGAACTCCTTCAAGTTCCGCCATGCCGAAGGGCGCATGGTCCGAGCCGATCCGGCGGGACAACAGCCCGGCCAGCCGGTCCATCGTGTCCTCCTCGTCCAGCGCGATGTGCGACTTCGGGTGCAGCGCCACGATGCGGCGTCCGGTGCGTTCCGCGTGCACCAGAAGTGCCGCCTGCTGCGCCATCACGCCCTTGGGAAAGAACAACGCTGCCGGCTTGCCGAGGAGTGTCGCCAACCGATCCTCCAGCAACGTGATCGCCGGACCTGCATTGTACTCGTCGGTTGCGAGGGCAAGATGCGGGCTGGCTGCAACCGTTTCCAGCCATTGCTTCGTCGATCGACGCCCATGGCCTGAGAGGAAACGGCGGCAGCGGTCGCGCAGGGCGGGATCAGGCTTCACAGACATGGAGCGGTCACCTTCGTAAATCCTCAACAAGGGCATCTGCATACCGGGCGATGCGAATATTGTCTAGACCAACTGCATACCATCTAATTCACTCGTTCGGTCTTAGAAATAATTCAGAACCTTCTCTTGCGTTCTCGAACGAGTTGTACAAACCATAGGGCCGTATCGGTTTTAAAAATCGTTGGGCGGGGGCTGAGGATGGATACGGGACTGATGCAGCGCAGCAGCGCTGCAACGTTCTTTGAGCGTATGATGGCTGACCGTGAGCGGATGCATGGATTCCGCGAGGCGATCAGGGCTCAGATCCGTCCGGGGCACATCGTCGTGGATCTGGGCTGCGGGGCGGGTCTCCTCTCCATGTTCGCCGCCGAAGCCGGCGCCGCCCACGTCATCGCCGTGGAGCCATGCGCCGAGGCTGCGGCCCTGGCACGCGAGATCATTGCCGACAACGATTACGACGGCATCATCGAGGTGGTGGAAGGCGATCCGTCGGCATTCGATCCGGGAATGAAGGTCGATGCCGTCATCTGCGGCCTGATCGGCAATTTCGGAACCGATGCCGGAATCGAGCGCATCCTGGGCGGCTTCTGCTCCCGTCACCTGAAGCCTGACGGCGTCGCCATTCCGCGTCGGATTTCAACCTATCTCGCTCCCGTCTGCTTCGAGGATGAGGCGACGGGGCTATGGTGGGAGGACTCCTACGGGTTCAATCTCACGGCCGGCAACCGCTATATCGGCTGGCCGGACGCCCGCTTCATCAATCCGGTCCGGCCTTGGGTCACCCTGGCGCCGCCGACCCGCGTGGAGCATCTGCAGTTCAACGCCTACGGGCTGGACCGTGCAGCCGCCCGGCCTGCTCGGTTCGAATTGCCGGACCCTGCCCGCCTGGAAGGTTTCCTCGGCTGGTTCGAGGCCGATCTTTCGCGTGGCAACCGCCTTTCCAACCGCCTGCACCGCCCCGACAACAGCTGGCCCCTGTGGTTCTGGCCGGTAGCGCCGGGAATAGCACTGGAAGCCGGGGACCGCCTGACGGCGCGGATTCTGGACATGGATCAGCCCGAGAATGCGGCGATCTGGCAGCTCGACTGGCGAATGGACGCATGATGGCCTGCCCGTGACCGATTGTGCCGCCCTTCACGCCGGGGTTTCGCTGGAGCCCTGGCGACCTGTATGATCCGCGGCCATGAACGACCAGGCCGATCTTGCCGCCGCCCGCACGGGCAGCAACCTCCCGGAACTCAGCGTCTCCGAACTGGCCCGCGACCTGAAGCGGACGGTGGAGGAGCGGTTCGCCTATGTGCGCGTGCGCGGCGAGATCAGCCAGCCCAAGCGCCATAGCTCCGGTCATCTCTATATGCGCCTCAAGGATGAGAGCGCGGTGCTGGAGGCCGTCTGCTGGAAGATGACTGCCGGCCGCCTCGCCATCCGCCCTGAGGAGGGGATGGAGGTGGTGTGCACCGGCCGGCTGACCACATATCCCGGACGCAGCCAGTACCAGCTCGTCATCGAGACCATGGAGCTGGCCGGCGAAGGCGCGCTGCTGAAGCTGCTTGAGGAACGCAAGCGGCGGCTGGCGGCGGAGGGGCTGTTCGCCACCGAACGCAAGCGCCCCCTGCCCTTCCTGCCGCAGGTGATCGGCGTCGTGACCTCTCCCACCGGAGCGGTGATCCGCGATATCCTGCACCGGCTGGCCGACCGCTTTCCCCGCCATGTCCTGCTCTGGCCCGTGGCGGTGCAGGGGGAGGCGGCGGCGGGACAGGTCGCTGCCGCCATCCGCGGCTTCAACGCCATCGCGCCCGGCGGCCCAGTTCCGCGGCCCGACGTGCTGATCGTGGCGCGCGGCGGCGGCAGCCTGGAGGACCTGATGGCCTTCAATGAGGAGGTCGTGGTCCGCGCCGCGGCGGAGAGCGCCATCCCGCTGATCTCCGCCGTGGGACATGAGACCGACACCACCCTGATCGACTTCGCCAGCGACCGCCGCGCCCCCACCCCTACCGCCGCCGCCGAGATGGCGGTGCCGGTGCGGGCGGAGCTGCTGGCCCAGGTGATGGATGACGGCCGCCGCCTCTATGCCAGCGCCAGCCGCGCGCTGGAGGATCGGCGGACACGGGTCGAGGGGCTTGGCCGCGGGCTGGGCGATCCGCATGCGCTGATGGAAGGCTGCGTGCAGCGGCTGGACGACCGCGCGGAACGGCTGACCCTGTCCATGTCCGCCCTGCTGGAAAGGCGGCGCACCGCGGTGCGGGAGGCGACAGGCCGGCTGCGCCACCCGCGCGAAGTGATCGGTCTGGCCGCGACCCGGCTGGAGGGGGCTGGCCGCTCGCTCCGCTCCGGGTACGACAAGGCGGTGACGCTGGAGCAGGGCCGCTACAACCGGGTCGGCGACCGGCTGACCCTGCTGCCGGTCCGTCGGCAGCTCACCGACGGCATGACCAAGCTGGCCGACCTGCCGCCGCGCCTCGCCGGCGCCTATGGCCGGGCGGTCACCAGCGGTGCCGACCGGCTGTCCAGCCTGTCCAAGCTGCTGGAGAGCTACAGCTACAAGGGTGTCCTGGAGCGCGGCTTCGCCCTGGTGACGGATGAACTCGGCCAGCCTGTCACCCGTGCCGCCCAGACGGCGCAAGGACAGGCGGTGAAGCTGGAATTCGCGGATGGTGATGCCGGCGCCGTGATTGGCGCCCGCACCCTGGACGGCATCGAGGACGGGACCACCCATCGGTCCGGCGTCCCGCGCCGAGGACGGGCAGTGGAAGCGGAGACGCCGCCCCACCCACCGGGCGCTCTGCCGGGAGACCAGCCGCTGCCGCTTGACGGCCCCGCCCCTGCCGCCCAGGCATCGGAGCCGGAACCAGTGCCGGCGCCCGCGGCGAAACCAGCGAAGACTGCCCGCCGAACCCCCGCAAAGCAGGAGCAAGGTAGCCTGTTCTAGAGGCTGCCCCGCCCTTCCATCACAAGGTGCCGGTCTGGGCCGTTCCGGGATGCGGCCGCAGGCAATTGTGGATGTGGGTCGCGGCCTTGGTGGCATCGGACATGGCGCAGGCAATCTGGTTCAGACCGGGCGTGATGTCGCCGATAGCGTAAAGACCGGGAATGCTGGTCCGGCAATGATCCCGCGTCAGCACCCGTCCATCCTCCTCCAGCTCCGCCCCCAGCGATTTGGCGAGACCGGTGCGCGGTTCGGAGCCCAGGGCGGAGTAGAGCGTGTCGAAGCTGACATGCTCCGGTTCACCGCCTGGTTCCCGGCATAGGGCGAAGGCGGCGATGCGGTCGCCCTCCACCTTCACGGTGCCGATCGGCCGTTCCTCCACCATGATGCCGGACTCGGCGACGGCCTGCGCCAGCTCCCCATCCAGCCCGGCGGGATGGCCCATGGTCAGGATGGTCACGCTGTCCGTGTAGTCGCGCAGGAACAGCGCCTCCAGCGCGGCATGCCGTCCACGGCCCAGCACTGCGATCCGGCTGCCTCTGGCCTCCCAGGCATCGCAGATCGGGCAGTGGCGGACCAGCCCGCGCCGGATGGCGTCGAACAGGTCCGGCAGCTCCGGTTCCCGGTCGCGCACGCCGGTCGCCAGGATCACCATCCGCGCCCGCCAGCTACCGCCGCGTGCATCGGTGGCGGTGAAGAGGGCGCCATCCGGCCCGTCCTCCCGTATCAGCTTGTCCACCATGCCGTGGGCAAAGCCGGCACCGTAGATTTCCGCCTGCGTGCGCATGCGCAGCAGCAGCTCCGGTCCCGGAATTCCGTCCGGATATCCTGGCATGTTGTGGGATCGGGGAATCCAGCCGCAGCGGCCGCTGCCGGCGTCCAGCACCTGGACGCGGCGGCGGAAGCGGGCAAGATAGATGGCAGCGGTCAGTCCGCCGGGTCCGCCGCCGATGATCAGGGCATCCAATGCGCCCAGATGCGGCGCCGCGCCCGCACCGCCGGACGATGCGGGCACGACCGGGTTTTCAGACGTCATAGTCGCGACCGGGGGTCTTGCTCCGGTCGATGTCGGGGTCCTTGGCCGATTCCTCGGTCAGTGCGGCATCGCCCATCACCTCGTCCTGGCCTTTGGGCTTTTCCTGACCGCCCTGACCGGGCTGGTCCTTGCGCTTCTGATCATCCTGCTGGCGTTCGGCCATGTCGGCTCGCTCCTCTGCTTGGGTCCGTCGCCATAACAGCGGCCCGGCCCGGTCGTTTCCCACCCTGTTGCTTCGCGGAGGAACCCGTTCGCCCCCCATCGGTTTCCACCGGACCCGAAGGAAGAGGAGAGCCGACGCCATGTCCAAGAAGGACCACAATGTGAAGAACCAGCTCAAAGGCGAGGCGCACAACAAGCCCTCCACCGGCGGCGCGCACCCGACCGACCAGAACGACCTGGCGCAGACGCCGGTCGATCCGAGCAAGGCCGGCCAGGGTCACCAGCGTCAGCCGCGTCCGTAATGGCAGGGCGCGGGTGAGAATCCCGGCAGTCGCGCCGATTTCCGGCTTGCCTCACCCGCGCCCTATTTCCGAATAATAAAAAGTGACTGCACCGCCAATGTGTTAAGCACACACGCGGTGAGCGCGGCGAACCCACGCCGCGAAGCAGGGAGGAATGTTATGATCGGTCTGACGGCTGCCACGGTCGGCAGCGTCTTCAAGCGTGCGCTTTGCGCCACCGCCATGTGCACCCTGGTTGCGGGCACGGCCATGGCGCAGGAGAATTTCACGGCATCGGACCTGGGCGGCAAGCTGACGCCCATGGGCGCCATCAAGGCCGGCAATGCCGACGGCAGCATCCCGGAATGGACGGGCGGCATCACCCAGCCGCCGGCCGGATATACGCCCGGCATGCACCATCCGGACCCGTTCGCGGACGACAAGCCGCTGTTCACCATCACCGCCCAGAACATGGGGCAGTACGCGGACAAGCTGACGGAGGGGCACAAGGCCCTGCTTCAGCAATATCCGGACAGCTACCGCATGCCGGTCTATCCGACCCGGCGCAGCGCTTCCGCCCCACAGTCCGTCTATGACGCCAGCATCGCCAATGCCAAGAATGCCAAGCTGGTGGCGGATGGCAACGGCGTCGAAGGCGCTGCCCATGGCGTTCCCTTCCCCGTTCCGCAGACGGGGGTGGAGCCGGTATGGAACCACCTGCTGCGCTGGCGCGGCCAGAACATGGTGCGGCGGGTCGGTCAGGCCAATCCGCAGGCCGACGGCTCCTACACCATGATCATGATCGATGAGAAGACGAAGTTCCTCTACAACCGGCCGGAAGGTCCGGACGGACAGACTTCGACCTATTTCCTGCAGGAAGTGACCGCGCCGGCCCGTCTGGCCGGTGAAATCCTGCTGGTGCATGAGACCATGAACCAGATCGCCGCGCCGCGGTCGGCCTGGACCTACAATCCCGGCCAGCGCCGCGTGCGCCGCGCGCCCAACGTCGCCTATGACAACCCCGGCACGGCATCGGATGGTCTGCGCACCTCCGACCAGCTCGACATGTTCAATGGGGCGGTGGACCGCTACACCTGGAAGCTGGTCGGCCGGCAGGAGATGTACGTGCCGTACAACTCCTACAAGCTGCACAGTTCAGACGTGAAGTATGAGGATCTGGTCAAGCCGCGCCACATCAATCAGGACTTCACCCGGTATGAGCTGCACCGTGTATGGGTCGTCGACGCCGAGCTGAAGCCGGGCACCAGCCACATCTACGCCAAGCGTCGCTTCTACATCGACGAGGACAGCTGGCAGATCCTGGTCGCCGATCACTATGACGGCCGCGGCCAGATGTGGCGCGTAGCAGAGGCGCACCCCATCAACTACTACGATGTGCCGGCTTTCTGGTCCACGCTGGACGCCATCTACGACCTCCAGTCCGGCCGGTACACCGCACTCGGCTTCGACAACCAGGAACGAATGTACGACTACACCCGCGAACTGGGTGCATCCGATTTCTCCCCGGACAGCCTGCGCCGCGCCGGCGTTCGCTGACCGGACATCTCCGGATGCGGAACGGGCGGCTCCGTCGGAAGCCGCCCGTTTCATTTCATCTCAGCGCGCCGCCGCTCGGCGGCCGGCACCGGTTCCGCGCTCCAGAGCCTCCAGCGCAGCGCCGGCAAGCTGCTCATGGGCCAGGGCGGTGGGGTGCAGCCCATCCCAGAACAGATAGCCCTCGCAGGCCTGCTTGGCTTGCTGCGGACAGGGCGAGATCACGTCGCGGTAGCCGGCCCGCGCCGGATCGTCCATCACCTGCACGGCAAGCTGGAACACGTCCAGCCGGTGAATGCGCATGCCGGGATGGCGACCCTCCACCTCGTCCAGCATGCGGGACAGCGACCGGTTGTAGTCCTGCGTCAGGCCAAGCGCCAAGGCCCCGACCTGCGGCCCG comes from the Indioceanicola profundi genome and includes:
- a CDS encoding threonine aldolase family protein — its product is MSVKPDPALRDRCRRFLSGHGRRSTKQWLETVAASPHLALATDEYNAGPAITLLEDRLATLLGKPAALFFPKGVMAQQAALLVHAERTGRRIVALHPKSHIALDEEDTMDRLAGLLSRRIGSDHAPFGMAELEGVHEPLAAVTVELPLRRAGFIGTPWKDLQAVSDWCRRHGVPFHLDGARLWEVQPWLGRGLADIAGLADTIYVSFYKGLGGMGGAVLAGEREVIEAAKVWRSRYGGNFYTLFPFVLTALDGLDRHLPRMGEYHEHALRIAAALAEVPGVRVHPSIPHCNSFQIHLPVQPDQMIAAGNERAGETGEWLYGRAVATAVPGTSMVELVVGDATTGWTAAEVREATADLLARARNMPANPR
- a CDS encoding methyltransferase domain-containing protein — encoded protein: MQRSSAATFFERMMADRERMHGFREAIRAQIRPGHIVVDLGCGAGLLSMFAAEAGAAHVIAVEPCAEAAALAREIIADNDYDGIIEVVEGDPSAFDPGMKVDAVICGLIGNFGTDAGIERILGGFCSRHLKPDGVAIPRRISTYLAPVCFEDEATGLWWEDSYGFNLTAGNRYIGWPDARFINPVRPWVTLAPPTRVEHLQFNAYGLDRAAARPARFELPDPARLEGFLGWFEADLSRGNRLSNRLHRPDNSWPLWFWPVAPGIALEAGDRLTARILDMDQPENAAIWQLDWRMDA
- the xseA gene encoding exodeoxyribonuclease VII large subunit, with amino-acid sequence MNDQADLAAARTGSNLPELSVSELARDLKRTVEERFAYVRVRGEISQPKRHSSGHLYMRLKDESAVLEAVCWKMTAGRLAIRPEEGMEVVCTGRLTTYPGRSQYQLVIETMELAGEGALLKLLEERKRRLAAEGLFATERKRPLPFLPQVIGVVTSPTGAVIRDILHRLADRFPRHVLLWPVAVQGEAAAGQVAAAIRGFNAIAPGGPVPRPDVLIVARGGGSLEDLMAFNEEVVVRAAAESAIPLISAVGHETDTTLIDFASDRRAPTPTAAAEMAVPVRAELLAQVMDDGRRLYASASRALEDRRTRVEGLGRGLGDPHALMEGCVQRLDDRAERLTLSMSALLERRRTAVREATGRLRHPREVIGLAATRLEGAGRSLRSGYDKAVTLEQGRYNRVGDRLTLLPVRRQLTDGMTKLADLPPRLAGAYGRAVTSGADRLSSLSKLLESYSYKGVLERGFALVTDELGQPVTRAAQTAQGQAVKLEFADGDAGAVIGARTLDGIEDGTTHRSGVPRRGRAVEAETPPHPPGALPGDQPLPLDGPAPAAQASEPEPVPAPAAKPAKTARRTPAKQEQGSLF
- a CDS encoding NAD(P)/FAD-dependent oxidoreductase; its protein translation is MPASSGGAGAAPHLGALDALIIGGGPGGLTAAIYLARFRRRVQVLDAGSGRCGWIPRSHNMPGYPDGIPGPELLLRMRTQAEIYGAGFAHGMVDKLIREDGPDGALFTATDARGGSWRARMVILATGVRDREPELPDLFDAIRRGLVRHCPICDAWEARGSRIAVLGRGRHAALEALFLRDYTDSVTILTMGHPAGLDGELAQAVAESGIMVEERPIGTVKVEGDRIAAFALCREPGGEPEHVSFDTLYSALGSEPRTGLAKSLGAELEEDGRVLTRDHCRTSIPGLYAIGDITPGLNQIACAMSDATKAATHIHNCLRPHPGTAQTGTL
- a CDS encoding DUF1329 domain-containing protein yields the protein MIGLTAATVGSVFKRALCATAMCTLVAGTAMAQENFTASDLGGKLTPMGAIKAGNADGSIPEWTGGITQPPAGYTPGMHHPDPFADDKPLFTITAQNMGQYADKLTEGHKALLQQYPDSYRMPVYPTRRSASAPQSVYDASIANAKNAKLVADGNGVEGAAHGVPFPVPQTGVEPVWNHLLRWRGQNMVRRVGQANPQADGSYTMIMIDEKTKFLYNRPEGPDGQTSTYFLQEVTAPARLAGEILLVHETMNQIAAPRSAWTYNPGQRRVRRAPNVAYDNPGTASDGLRTSDQLDMFNGAVDRYTWKLVGRQEMYVPYNSYKLHSSDVKYEDLVKPRHINQDFTRYELHRVWVVDAELKPGTSHIYAKRRFYIDEDSWQILVADHYDGRGQMWRVAEAHPINYYDVPAFWSTLDAIYDLQSGRYTALGFDNQERMYDYTRELGASDFSPDSLRRAGVR